A single region of the Nomia melanderi isolate GNS246 chromosome 12, iyNomMela1, whole genome shotgun sequence genome encodes:
- the LOC116432550 gene encoding protein FAM76A, with translation MSANNVQALFACSRCFSRHPFEELSPGQQLCKECRGAFPVVKCTYCRSEFQQTIKGNTSTICKKCEQNVKSYGKPSACEYCNTIAAFIGSKCQRCTNSEKRYGPPVTCEQCKQKCAFDRQDEDKKVDGKLLCWLCTLSYKRALAKTKQSDAERRAHLKLAQQRAAKHKEQKMKGHNKRPHRVDVTKLPPQSEGGDTNGPAPVKAARMVGVHDPHDPNSSDHVVAVTQLKEKIAHLQKQISIKDGQLLAKDRQITELKAKNFTSETELRNKMKATEKEYEAKISTMQLKISSLLKEVASLSKSSKRGDRVAATKTEAGTNSGSGTDSPVP, from the exons ATGAGCGCGAACAATGTGCAAGCGCTGTTCGCGTGCTCCAGATGCTTTTCAAGGCATCCGTTCGAGGAACTCTCCCCGGGGCAGCAATTGTGCAAG GAGTGCAGAGGTGCATTTCCAGTGGTGAAATGTACGTATTGTAGGTCAGAATTCCAGCAAACAAT AAAGGGTAATACAAGCACTATATGTAAAAAATGTGAGCAAAATGTGAAATCTTATGGTAAGCCATCGGCCTGTGAATATTGCAATACGATAGCTGCATTTATCGGTAGCAAGTGTCAACGATGTACTAACTCCGAAAAACGTTATGGACCACCGGTTACTTGCGAGCAATGCAAACAGAAGTGTGCCTTTGACAGACAAGACGAAGATAAGAAG GTTGATGGAAAATTGTTATGCTGGCTGTGTACATTATCATACAAACGAGCATTGGCGAAAACAAAACAATCGGATGCAGAAAGGAGGGCACATTTGAAATTGGCACAACAGCGGGCAGCAAAGCACAAAGAACAaaa AATGAAAGGTCACAATAAGAGACCGCACAGAGTAGACGTAACTAAGCTACCGCCTCAGTCAGAGGGTGGCGACACGAATGGCCCTGCGCCGGTGAAAGCTGCGAGGATGGTCGGTGTCCATGATCCCCACGATCCGAACAGTTCGGATCACGTGGTCGCGGTGACGCAACTCAAAGAAAAAATAGCCCATCTTCAGAAGCAAATCTCCATTAAAGATGGACAATTGCTCGCCAAGGATAGACAG ATCACTGAATTGAAAGCGAAAAACTTCACCTCGGAGACGGAACTGCGCAACAAGATGAAGGCTACGGAGAAAGAGTACGAAGCCAAAATATCGACGATGCAACTCAAGATCTCTAGTTTATTGAAAGAGGTTGCTTCCTTATCGAAGAGTTCCAAGCGAGGCGACAGAGTGGCTGCAACGAAAACGGAAGCTGGGACCAACAGCGGAAGCGGAACAGACAGTCCTGTACCTTGA
- the LOC116432551 gene encoding uncharacterized protein LOC116432551, producing the protein MHFVRKFARKFARRQKEKERALYIRLPHVIRKQEDVAKFFTGDFKVKPLRQASRHCYVIFNTVEEKLRNLEAMKNTQVNGKRLVVEPAIIKSKDDLPKVNRKKIIIPRIKEDIKVTKTLFVSNIKCGTALQELRAAIPGCRSIKMLKPYSPKSRAAMIKMESCQVAAEYLNNLRDCPVVNGRKLRLNADTRIRVRKSNAPLKIYDGETEIPFTPSIRNSNEVLDHIVLKSDI; encoded by the exons atgCATTTCGTACGGAAATTCGCACGGAAATTCGCACGTagacaaaaagaaaaggaaagggcTTTATATATTCGTCTGCCACACGTGATACGAAAACAAGAGGATGTGGCGAAGTTCTTTACCGGTGACTTTAAAGTAAAACCCCTTCGTCAAGCCAGCAGACATTGCTACGTAATTTTTAATACTGTCGAagaaaaattacgaaatttaGAAGCTATGAAGAACACCCAAGTGAATGGTAAACGTTTAGTGGTAGAACCTGCAATTATAAAATCCAAAGATGACTTACCAAAGGTGAATAGAAAAAAGATTATTATACCTAGAATAAAAGAAGATATAAAAGTGACAAAGAC gtTGTTTGTGTCGAACATCAAATGTGGAACCGCACTTCAGGAGTTGAGAGCTGCTATTCCTGGATGTAGGTCCATTAAAATGTTGAAGCCTTATTCACCGAAATCCAG GGCTGCAATGATTAAAATGGAAAGTTGTCAGGTAGCtgcagaatatttaaataatctaaGAGATTGTCCAGTTGTGAATGGACGCAAATTAAGATTAAACGCTGACACTAGGATTAGAGTAAGAAAATCCAATGCTCCTCTAAAAATTTATGATGGAGAAACAGAAATACCCTTCACACCTAGCATAAGAAATAGTAATGAAGTTCTAGATCATATTGTTCTTAAGAGTGATATCTAA